A window of Osmerus mordax isolate fOsmMor3 chromosome 11, fOsmMor3.pri, whole genome shotgun sequence genomic DNA:
TAGCCCTTCCCTACCCCCACTCCCGACCCCACTCCCTGGCTGGGGGGATTCTGCCCTCCCTGGACCCCAGCTATGGAGCTTTTGACCCCTGTTGTGGTGGGGAGGCCCAGTGCCCCCAGCTctacactctccctcactccccagcCTCACACAACCATTTAGTCAGTGCCCAGTTTATCCCTAGCCAAGCCTACCACGCGCCAGTTTGCTCCCCCATGCACTACAACCCCGAGCCCCCACAGCTCATCCGAGGGTGTTCATCGTCAGAGCAGCCCAGCTCCAAGCCCAGGTCTGGGAGTAAGAATGGCCCAGAGGAGCGCCAGAGCTCCAGAAGAGCCAGTCACCACAAGGCGAGCCACTCCCAGTCTGAGAACAGCCATCTGGCCCAGCGAGGCCTACCTGAGCGCAGGTACAGCACAACCGAGAGGCCCCAGGGTCGGAGGGGCCAAGCCCAGGGCCATGCCCAGGCCGGAGGGCCCCACCCtgggaacagcagcagcagcaagggGGGGCGGCGCTGGTGCTCCAACCTGGAGCTCAgtcaggatgagggagagacccAGGTAGCGCAGTCCCACAGGAGGCCGACTCGCAGAGCCCGTCACGGCCACCCCTGCCCGCACTTCCAACCCCTCGCCCAGCCCCAGCACACCGACTACCCAGAAAGGGTGGCTCTGAGCCGGGGAGAGGAGGCCTACACGGGGGCCGTCCCGGCCGAGTCCGAGTCCAGCATGAGCGAGGTCTACTCCCCgggctccagctctctctccagcgaCTCGGACGAGAGTGGGGGGCTGGTGTGGCCTCAGCAGCTTCCCCCTCGCCtcgccccttcctcctcctcctcctcctcctccccccaggcctcctGCGAGACCCCCGCGCCGCCCAAAACCTTCGTCAAGATCAAAGCCTCGCACGCGCTGAAGAAGAAGATCCTGCGCTTCCGCTCAGGGTCGCTCAAAGTCATGACCACCGTCTGAGGCTGGTGCTGGCTGGAGCGTTAGCTGCAACCTTTCAGTAATTCCTGGACCAGGGCTGTGACCTTCTCCCATAAATAGTCTGTACTACCATGACGAGACCGCACACTGGCTCTACCTCTGGTTGTCCGTGCAGCCGTGTTCTGACGTGAGACCTGCCTGTTCTGATCAAAAGTTCGAATGAGGCGTCTGTTT
This region includes:
- the LOC136951912 gene encoding dapper homolog 3-like translates to MYREVFFPMTVERSRNKERLEASLAGLCELELRKQKQECLVLGALTLGDPMIENASRSELSGFSSWDQDNLTLRRQLSSLQSSPWGLMLALEQQLGELRVDTDDVHYEGSQGDAGDSRPSSGFYESSEGQSPKGQSCSSEGTEPASTWMYTNERPKSLGDSLLLNEESMMDQTPRAPLPRSFSAPYPPLEGIAEEGPPDEPWQWDPHSAHPDWHDHTDPEQEDYQHALRVESYILGLIQRHTLAPRPCQPRTRLNPDPPHPSVLRQSSLRRQTPSHTPEHRTHDPRDLSPDPEGQAWGCDHCDEVEEGYGGEAPSIEEDCYLALPYPHSRPHSLAGGILPSLDPSYGAFDPCCGGEAQCPQLYTLPHSPASHNHLVSAQFIPSQAYHAPVCSPMHYNPEPPQLIRGCSSSEQPSSKPRSGSKNGPEERQSSRRASHHKASHSQSENSHLAQRGLPERRYSTTERPQGRRGQAQGHAQAGGPHPGNSSSSKGGRRWCSNLELSQDEGETQVAQSHRRPTRRARHGHPCPHFQPLAQPQHTDYPERVALSRGEEAYTGAVPAESESSMSEVYSPGSSSLSSDSDESGGLVWPQQLPPRLAPSSSSSSSSPQASCETPAPPKTFVKIKASHALKKKILRFRSGSLKVMTTV